DNA from Alternaria dauci strain A2016 chromosome 3, whole genome shotgun sequence:
AGGCAACAGCCTCTTTCCCTTCCTTGACTCTTTTTTGCTCCTTTCGATTTCGTTACATCCGATACCCACTATGACATGCAAACACGCCATTTTACATTTAGATCCCTCACCCTTCGCAGAATTAGCAGGGTATGAACAACCAGATGCCGCGACACGTGCAGCAGCAGAAACAACTTCTGGCCGAGCAACGAAGAGGGGCAAGGACTACTCGACAGGAACCTTTCCTGGTCCTCTTGTTCTACCGCATGATGATCTAAATTACGATCCGGATAGTGAACCTCAGACTACAAAGGAGTGGCTGAACGCGAAAACCAGGAATAAACTATCGTCGACAACTGGAAGGGATACGTTGTATGTAGCACAAGTACCTGAGATCAGTAAGAAGGTGGAATTCATGAGAGACTGGATAGTACCAACTGGCCACAAAGCATCAGAAGGTGAAGGAGTAGCAGAGCCATCTCCTCCATCCGCAGACCTCTTTATCGACTACCTTGCCGCCTTCTACCACAATATGCCTGTTCGTGTTTGCCCTACACCTTTGACATGGACAACATGGGGTTCTAGTTCTAAGTCCTCAAACCTTTACCGGGCTGCCGCTCTGCCAAAGTACGTCGGTCTTCTCGATGGCGAAGATCGATGTACGAGGATTCGTGTCCGCCCCTCGCCAGACTCTGCTTTTCCTGCTCAACTCAACCTAGACGACATTCTTGATACGATTATTTCCGTTCTCCCTGTTGACGCCTATGCCCTGGTTGTCTTGGTCGATCACGACATCTACGAGTCTGAAGATGATGACTTTTGTTGTGGCAGAGCATACGGAGGGAGCAGAGTGGCTGTTGTTCAGACTGCACGGTACAACCCAGTTCTGGACAAACGACATGGAGAGCAGATTGACCAAAGTCACATGTGGCCGTGGAGTCATTGCAAAACATTTGTCGACGACTTGTGTGCTGAGGAAGACGTAGAAGCAAATCCAGCAACGAAGAAACAGAAAGACTTGAGCAGAAACAGCGCAATGGCAGCTGCGGCTGCCTTCGCCTCAGCATACAAGCCTGTTTCCCCGGTGCAAGAAGTCCAGGCCCTATGGTTCTCACGACTTGCGCGAACAGTGTCGCATGAACTAGGGCATTGTTTTGGCATCGCGCATTGTGTGTACTATGCGTGTAATATGCAGGGGACGGGTAGTATGAGGGAAGATGTAAGACAACCGCCGTATTTGTGTCCGGTATGCGAAGCAAAGATCGCGCATGCTATCGTTGGAGAGCTAAGCGGCCGTGATGAAAACGAGAAAAGAGTTTGGGTCAAGCAAAGGTGCCAGGCATTGGGTCGATTTTGCAAAGGCTTGGAGCACAGAGGGCAAGAAAGTGCAATGTGGCGAGGTCTAGATGGATGGCTGGAAGAGAGGCTCAAGGTATTGTGATCTCCGACGAGTCTGAATTGTCCCAAACTGCCTTATAGCATGATCAAGGTCTTCACATCGAAGACAAGCTCACCATAATTCGGCAGACGCACTTATTTGCACTTCACATCCAACTCTCTCAACTACATGAGGCAAAGTTCGCATGCTTTGATACTGGCAATCATCGTCATAAAGTTCTTGAACACCGTCTGTATCCTTGAATATCCTTTGACAAGACATGTTAGCGGGCTTTTAGGTGCAGAACTCTCAGCTTCTCCGTCTGGATCCGGTTTGATGAGACCCGGAAATCTCGATAAAGTATGCCGTTCGCTTAAGAGAGTTGATATCATCACAAGTTTCCCAAGGAAATGGCTCAAGATGATCAAATTGACCATCTGCGTTAGCACCACGGCTAATGCACACGCTATGCATAGACTAGAATGAACAAAAACAGGTATATGGCTGTCCCGTCTTGCATACGGGAGACACGTATTGTGGTTCCGTGATGTGTATTGACGTGCTCGGGAAGTGTACCCCTCATTGCCCCGCTCTGTCCCGTCGCCCTCCATATGCAGTGAGCAATTTACCCACCTTCATCCTCAACAGATGGAAGAAGAGCACTACTATAAGTATCCGGTAGCAATATTAAATTTCAGACAACATTTCTGTTACTCTTTCATCTCCGAAATCAAAGTATAACAACTCTTCTCAACACGAAATCAACTTGGTACGATGCTATCATCGAACCAGCACAGCAAGGCCACGCTGGTTTTGCTCTTCGCAAATCAGAATTCCATCTCGATCAAGTAAAAGTTGCCTGACATGGCATCATCAGGTACCCATCTCAACCATCAGAAGCAAAGCATGGCGGGTGTTCAAGCGACCAGTGATCCGGACTCCTCACAAGGAGGCTTGATCACTGATTGCTTGTTCTGAGATCATACCGTTCAAACTTGATCTGGATAATTCCAGCGCGAAGGACTACTGCTGCTTCCTGATGACCCTGTCCCCTCTTTGTTGGCATACTGACTAGCTCAGCATCTGCACCAAAGTCAAGATGTCGACTGATAAGATCACCTTCTTGACCAACTGGTGCGCTTTGCATCTGAGTCAAGTAAGTTACGTACTGACAGCTAATAGGCACGCTACGCCATACCACGCTCCTCTTTATCTTGCTCAAAGCAAGGGATACTTTAAAGATGAAGGCATCAAGGTCGCTCTGCTTGAGCCCAACGACCCAAGCGTGCGTCCAATGGTGGTCATTTAGCCAATATAAACTTACTGTACTAGGATGTCACCGAGATTATCGGATCTGGTAGGGTCGACCTTGGCTTCAAGGCCATGATCCATACTCTCGCCGCCGCAGCTCGTGGGTTCCCCGTTCAGTCAATCGGTTCTCTGCTCAATGAACCTTTTACTGGTGTCGTGTACTTGACCTCATCTGGCATCACCACCGACTTCACGACCCTCAAAGGCAAGAAGATCGGCTACGTTGGCGAATTTGGCAAGATCCAACTCGATGAACTCACCGCGCACTACGGAATGTCACCCGATGACTACCAAGCCGTTCGTGTGGGCATGAACGTCACACGCTCCATCATTACTGGCGAAATCGATGCCGGCATAGGTCTCGAGAATGTCCAGATGGTTGAGCTGGAAGAGTGGCTTGCTAGCCAGGGCCGCTCGCGCGACGAAGTGAAAATGCTCCGCATCGATGAGCTAGCACAACtcggctgctgctgcttctgCAGCATCCTCTACATTGGGAACAACGCCTTTATCGAACAGAATCCGGACAAAGTCTGCGCATTCCTTCGCGCATGCAAGCGTGCGACGGACTTTGTTCTCGCGTCTCCCGATCAAGCCTGGGAGCAGTTCTGCAGCTTCAAGTCTACTATGAACACGCCGACAAACCGCAAGATCTTTGAACGCAGCTTTGCGTACTTTAGCCCTGATCTCCAGAACGTTCAGCGTGACTGGGAAAAGGTCACCCGCTACGGCAAGAGGCTTGGTGTGTTGGACAGCACCTTCAAGCCAAACTACACGAACGAATACCTGGCTTGGGGTCTTGAGGATGAGGCCGACGATCCTACTGGAGACCAGAAGCGAATGGTCGAGCTGCAGGAGGGTGTCAAACAGCATGGCGGGTTCAAGCGTCTTGAGACCATGTCTGGCAAGACTGTCATTGGCGCTGCTGCCTCTGCTGTCGTTTGATTTTGCACGCGAAGGTGGAGATGCACTCATTTTCTCCAACTGATCTATCGGGAAGTCTTCAACCTGAATGGATGTCAGCGACATGTTGACATACATGGTTGAATGAAGTCGTCACTCGCTCAAGCTTGCTGTTCAATGCACTCTTACTCATAATCTAGACGGTGTCTCTCATTGTGGTGTTATAGCGTTGCTGCTATACAGTGGAGCGGTGATTTTCTACAACGGTGATTTCAGTTATTTGGACTTGCGGGTGACCAAGACAGGTCACACTGTACGTTCAAGGAGCGTCTTAATGCGAATTAATCTTGTATCTGTACTAACACACTTGTGAAGCTGTCACAGTCGGACCGCCAGAGATTATGACTTGATAGCTGGGTAGTTCACACTCATTATATTATACTACATACATAAGGTGCTCAGCACCAAGATAAGAGGAAAGAGGACATCAGAAGCCAACCATATCGGCTTTGACCCTTGAGGGAGCAACCTTAACGCCAAATTATGCAGAGAACCCTATAGGCAGTTGAAACCCACTCCTTGATAAACACCAATCAAGCCCTACTTGGATCTTGACATGCGACCGTAATCCCATCCCCTACCATTACCCTTCCATTTTGTCATTGTCCTTGTTTGCTTCCTTCGTAGGCTCCTTTAAGAATTGCGCGCGGAAGTCTGCGTTACTCTTCGGCTCGCCGTTGGTCGTTGTAGCACCCTTGGGGATAGTTGGCCGACCAAGACCAGGTtttcctcgtcctcgtccaCCACGAGCAGCTGTAGGTCGATTGACACGGCTCGGCTGTATAAAGCTGTTGCTCGCCTTCCACTCTCCCTTCTGCTTGTTAAGATCTTGTATTGTTCCGATACGAAGCCTCCTTCCCTCAAAGTCTCTGCCCTCAAGAGCGAATTGAGCCTTACCGGCGCCCTCTATCGTTGTGAACTCGATAATCGCACCTCCATGGTGAGGTTCGAGCTTGATCCTCTTGAAGCCGTACTGCTCGACAAGTGGCTTGATGCGCACGTCGGGGACGGTATCAGGTAAGTTGAGGATCGCGATAGACCGGTCCATGAACGAAGCAGGCTTGACAGTAGCTCCGGCAGCAGCGTCGCTCTGTCCCGGAGTCACTTCACGGGCGGCCGAGGTTTCCGTATTCTCTAAAGTCGACTGCACCTTTGGCTTCGTAGCAGGCCGATCACTTGCGATCTCAACCATAATCTTGAGGCCCCAGAACTCCTTCTCATGCATCTCCGCCACTGCAGCATCAGCGCTATCCTTGGTCTCGTACACGACGTAACAGAAACCGCGATTGTTGCCGGTAGACTTGATGGTCGGGCACTTGGTCCTCTCGATCTTGCCAAATTTGGAAAAGGCATCCCTGATCTCCCTCTCTTTGACCTTGAAATTGAGATGCCATATGTAGACCTCACGACCCTCGGCGGTTGCGCCATCACGTTTCTTCTTAGCGTTGGGGTCGGATATCTTCGAGATCAGCTTCAAGCCCTCGACGTCAGTACCGTCCAACTGTGTTGCGGCAACCGCCTGTTCAGCCGAAGCGAACTGCACGTAACAAAATCGGCGGTGGGCATCAAACTTGAGCGACGGGAAGCGAATGCCGATGATCTCTCCAAATGGACTGTAGAGCTTTCGTAGCCAGGCTTCGTCAGCATGCGCCGGGTAATTCGTAACGTACAGCGTCGTGCTCTGGCCTCGCTCGATCGATATGTTGTGGCCTTCGAATCCTTTCGCCTCTTTACTCAGAGCGTAGTCGGCTTCTTCTGGGGATTCAAACTCCACGATAGCCGTGAGACTGTCTTTCTCCTCTTTCAGTACTAGATTGCGAACCGTACCCGCGTCAGTAAAGAATTGGCGAATCCGAGTTTGCGTGGTATCGAGTGGTAACTTCTTGACGATGACCGACGTGTGTTCGCGATCCCGTTTCAGGCCAGTAGAGCGAGCTTCCGAGGGTGCTTCGCTCGCGCCTCTTGCCTGACCGTTTACTGGATGGGAAGCTTCTTCAATTTCCGCAGTCCTGCTCTTCTTCAATATCGCATCCTCATCGCTGTCCTCCCGCTTCCGTTTTGTCGAGCTTTCCACGACCTGACTGTCTGGGGTATCTTGCGGTGGAGCTGCAGCAGCCGTGAGTGCTCGCTCCTTCTCTCTCCGAACAGATACGATGCGCTCAGCTCGTCGTCGCTCGATCGTCGCGCTACGCACTTTCAACGCTGACTCATGCTGTTCGCAATGACTAATGTACATGTCGATAAGCAGCTCTGGGTGATCGATCGTTTGCAAGCGCTTCATGCCACGTTCCAAGATTGCGGTAGCCTGAGTAGGCGGCAACAGTGGCTGGCCTGCATTCTGCTTGTTCCTGGTTGCATGTGGCGCCCACAGAAGCATCTCAAATATGTAGCAGCGATACCAAAAGTCGTACGAGTCCTCCTGGTATTTTGTGATCGATTCCTGGATCTGACGGGCTTGATCAATTTCACCACGTTGAAGCCAAAACTTCATATGGGCACGCTCAAGACGGTACTTTGGGTCCGTCCATTCTCTTCCATGTTTCTTCATGCCGACCTCTCGGACAAACTCTAGGGCAGATCGGATGCCGACCTCGGCTACATCAACGTCGTCTTCTGTTGCTCTGGGGTCGTCAAAAGCTCTTCGGCGTAGGTAACCACACCAGGCGAGTTGTACCTTGATGAGTTCGTCCAAGTCGGTGTGTTCCAAGAGGCCAGATCCAGTAGCTGTGTGTTTAACAAGTTCAAGATCCTCGAATGGTTTATTTTCTGACTCGAGCGTCAGCAATCGGTGGGACCAGAGCGATCCAGACCAGGGACAATGGCGGGTCGCGCGTTCCAGGACGTTGAGTAGATCTACTGATCGGTTGTCTTGCCAAATAAGAAACTCGACGTGATCTTCCCAAATTGAAGGATCCACTGGGAAGCGAAGTGTGGCTCGCTCATAGAGTGCATTGACAAGATGGAAGCTGTACACGCCCATAGTCCTCTTCTCCCATTTAAGGTAGCGTGTCATGGCGGTGTACTCGGCGGCTTGGTCGCCCGCTTGGATGGCCTGTAGAAGTTTAAACTCGTATTCTTCGCGGTTGGCATATTGCTGTTTGATGTGCGTGTTGTTCTTCACCACTTCGTCCATGACTTGCTCGTAGTGACTCGTATTGTAGCGAGAGTTGAACGACGAGTACCTACTGAGCGTATTGGCCCATGTTGCGTGTGGCTGACCTAGGCGGTCGTTGTAAATGGCGGCTACTCGTTTCGCCTTTTCTTGGCTGAAGCCTTCACGCTCAAGATCCTCTTCCAGGACCTGCAGGTAGCGGTCCCACACAAGGTTACTTTCCTGGAGGTTATACTTGACTCTCTCTGCACCTTCTTGTAGCACGTGCAGTAATAACTGAGGCTTGAAGAGCTCCCGGCCAATCAGCCTCTCCTCTTCAGGCCATTCCTCCGGCGGCATCTGATCCCAAGAGCAAGCGACCAAATTGCTCACATATTCGCCGTACGCTGCCCACAGCTTTGCGCTGTAAGGCTCCTCTTGGGTGGCTTGCTTGTGCAATTCTAGCACGCCCATGCGCTGCTCCACATCCTTGGCCAGAGTTTTCTCGTCGTTCAAGCGGTAATGCCACAACAGCTCACCAAGCGGGTACTTGTCAGACATGGTTTTGTAGGCATCGCGCAGAGTTTGCACCAGCTCGTATGCGTTTGGGTCCGCATCGAACGAGGCGAGGTGATTTTGGAGGCCTTGGTGCAGCGTAGTGACTAGTGAGACATGGCTGTAATAGTCGAAGGGGTTTTCCAGCAGCGTCTTGTCCAGCTGGTTGAGCCAGTCAATGTGCTGTTGATCCAGAGAGCGAGTAATGAAGTTGCGCGGTCGCGGCGAGGCCTCGGACATGATGCTGGCTACAGACTCACCAGAGAGATTTTGTCCGAGATGTTGCAGTCTGGGACGTGGTCAGTGTTGAGTAGCGGAGTTTGCATAACAAAGCTAGGCTGCCGTAGCGGGCAAAACCCGTGACCACGGGCAAGCGCGACACCCGGACGTCACTGCTCGCCCCACAAAATACAATGCGCGCTACCTGTAAATATGCAGGTGCAGACACGGTCTCACGATGTGAGTGGGCAAAGAAAAAAAAATCTGTAGAAATGATAAACTTACGTGACAGGCCGTTGGTGGACTACAGAGCTCTGGCGCGTggcttgttgttgttgttgcaTGCTGGCAAGGTCTGGGAACATGTTAGTGGAGGCCCTGTGAACTGGTAATACGCAGTAGCTAGCTGTGTCCTTTTTTATCACACCCTGCGTCTTCCAACACTGTGATTCCATGGTACTAGGGCTGGCTGCAGCGCCTGTGCGGCCGGAGCAAAGAAAGCGGGCACCTACCTGCCAGTGTATCCATGCCCGGTGTCGATGTCTGCCGGTACATGGGGTTCGGTGGAGTCATGCGCGCGTCGCGAGGGGATGCTACCCGTTGCGGCGTGCCCATTGAACTGTGTACGGGTCTTGCGCCGTTCGCCATGTGGACGTAGCCTGGAGATGGCACACGCTGCTGGAGCGTCTGGGGCGGTTGTGGAGAGGATCTCATCTGCTGACTTAAACCCGAGGGCGTCCGCGATGGCATCTGGCGCCGTGTACGTTTGCCCGGGGATCGGAGAAGCGACGGCGAGGGAATAGTAGGGGCGGGTTGAGGCGTTGGGGTGCCCGCAGGCGAGTCCGAGGGCGAAAGCAATGAGTTGATGTCCATGGTGGCTAGTGTGTACGGGTTGGTGCTGTTGTCTGGTATGCGCTCAGTCTAGACGGCCGTTTCAGACGCCACAGGCGCACTCGACGTCTCGCTATGTTCTCTTTCTACAGTCGCGAGCTCCGGGAAGTACAAGGCATCAAATTCCTCGTAACGAGCGGCATGGGACGACAGCGGGCGTGGGGCGCGAAAAGGTCGGGTGAGGCGCGAGGCGATGGGGCGAGCGAGTGTGATGGGAGACGGCCTGGTCGGCGTCGTGGATGAGAATGCCTACACTGGGCCTAGAAGAAAAGGTAGTTAGGTGCACCAGACGAGCTTGGGCCTGCGACTAATCAGGTAATGATGGAGCGAGCACTTCGCGACCCGGAGCAGCTGGATGCGGACTCGCGGCGAGGGGAGCAGGTAGAGAGGGCACTGCAGGGTGTAGGGCGCGTCGCCAGATGCGCGTCAAAAAGGGCCCAACTGGACACAGTGGACAGTAGTCTGGACAGGAACGGCCTCCTGCACATTTCTTCTGCGAGCTGATCGTTGCGTATGGTTCATGAAGATCTGCCGAGACTCCCCACCCTTGCAAGCGCGGAGCCTGCGGTCGCAACCACAGAATTTCCCGCCCTCGACGACTCCACCGCATTGGCATCACCAACGCCGCAGCTTCGTCGTGTGTGCTGAGCATCGGCATGAGTGCTCGAATTCCCTCACGGCGGCTGGGGCACTCAGGTACGCCATTGCACGCCTTCCTCCCCTGCACCTTCCCTCGCCCGGCGGCCACTCGTTCTTTGCTGTGCCTCCCCCAACCTCAAGACTAACTCCGAGCAGCCCTCGCCGTCTTCCGCCCGCATACCCGCTGGCTGCCTTCGACGTCAATCCCTTCCCTCGCCCAGCGCAATGTCTCTTTTGGGCGCAagaacgacgacgacgacctcACCAATCCCATCCTCGAGGACTATTTGAGGAAGAAGGAGCTAGAGGCGGCCGCAAATAAAGACGGCGACACAGCACGCCCGAAGCGGCCCGCACAGCGCACGGGAGAATTCTCCGTGACCTCGACGTCGCTCTTCGCACCCGAAAACGACCTGCCCGGATGGCGGCCAGACCTGAGTCCGCAGGAGAAACTCGACCTCAAGGCAAAATACAGACAGATGGAGCAGCGGGCAAAGGCACAGGAAGATCGGAAGCTCATGAGCATGACCCTCGATCCCGATGAAAAAGCCCGCAAGCGCCTCGAACGCAAACTCATCATCTCCGGCGTCAAGCGCCACGGCCGCATGACAAAGGCTGCGAAGCTACTCCGCACTGAACGCCAATCGCTATACAAGTCGCAGGTCCTCCCTACATCTACCAAGAAGCTGCAGAAGGTCGTCAACCAGATTGCCGGAAAGACGGTATCAGAAGCCCTCGTCCAACTCCGCTTCTCCAAGAAAAAAGTTGCTCGCGACGTCATCAAGGGCCTCGAAATCGCGCAAAACGAAGCTATTGCAGGTCGTGGCATGGGTCTCGCTGGCGAGGAGGC
Protein-coding regions in this window:
- a CDS encoding mitochondrial 54S ribosomal protein uL22m, translating into MSARIPSRRLGHSALAVFRPHTRWLPSTSIPSLAQRNVSFGRKNDDDDLTNPILEDYLRKKELEAAANKDGDTARPKRPAQRTGEFSVTSTSLFAPENDLPGWRPDLSPQEKLDLKAKYRQMEQRAKAQEDRKLMSMTLDPDEKARKRLERKLIISGVKRHGRMTKAAKLLRTERQSLYKSQVLPTSTKKLQKVVNQIAGKTVSEALVQLRFSKKKVARDVIKGLEIAQNEAIAGRGMGLAGEEAAVLRWNKQREATDAGRPKDTWDYKISQEDGSVEAKSVKVPFFKETTIQLKDGSKKVVRDPSEIYIDQAWVGPGESWKSPEFRARGAVNMLKHRTTSFSVLLKEEKTRMRISDEIKKKRDNRKLWTALPDRPVTSQRQYCLW